From a single Sorghum bicolor cultivar BTx623 chromosome 5, Sorghum_bicolor_NCBIv3, whole genome shotgun sequence genomic region:
- the LOC8057143 gene encoding putative protease Do-like 14 isoform X1, with product MLLRCGRRAALLLAAAAALSRGRDPDTAVYASVSPPQTLRQALPTAAPAAEGLRSGARLFSPWLLPYPYQGFPILNTFASASVSPANDRDQGSDGSSCDSRCCPGCLGRNSIAKAASAVGPAVVNISSMHDMHGWVQEQSIGSGTIIDPDGTILTCAHVVADFQSTKAIVRRKVSVTLQDGREFEGVVLNADRVSDIAVVKIKSATPLPAARLGSSSRLQPGDWVVAVGCPLSLQNTVTAGIVSCVDRKSSDLGLGGLRREYLQTDCAINKGNSGGPLVNLDGEIIGVNVMKVWNADGLSFAVPIDSVIKIVENFKKNGRVVRPWLGLKMLDLNPMIIAQLKEKSSTFPDVRKGVLVPMVTPASPAEQAGFRPGDVVVEFGGKPVESIKEIIDIMGDKVGVPFKVLVKRASNVTVTLTVIPEEADASR from the exons atgctcctccgctgcggccgccgcgccgcgctCCTCCTCGCCGCAGCCGCCGCACTCTCGCGCGGCCGCGACCCCGACACGGCCGTCTACGCCTCGGTCTCCCCGCCACAGACGCTCCGCCAGGCCCTCCCAAccgccgcccccgccgccgaGGGGCTCCGCTCCGGCGCCCGCCTCTTCTCCCCGTGGCTGCTCCCGTATCCGTACCAAG GGTTTCCAATACTAAATACCTTCGCGTCTGCATCGGTTTCACCTGCTAACGACAGAGACCAAGGTTCTGACGGAAGCTCGTGTGATTCAAGATGCTGCCCAGGGTGTCTAGGCAGGAATTCGATTGCCAAGGCGGCATCTGCAGTTGGTCCTGCTGTTGTAAACATTTCTTCTATGCATG ATATGCATGGATGGGTGCAAGAGCAGAGCATCGGATCTGGAACTATAATAGATCCAGATGGGACGATATTGACATGTGCACATGttgttgcagattttcaaagcacaaAAGCAATTGTGAGGAGAAAG GTTAGTGTGACTTTACAAGATGGTCGTGAATTTGAAGGTGTTGTCCTTAATGCTGACCGTGTGTCCGACATCGCCGTTGTGAAGATTAAATCTGCGACCCCTTTACCGGCTGCCAGGCTTGGATCGTCATCTCGACTTCAGCCAGGTGATTGGGTTGTTGCTGTGGGCTGTCCACTTTCTCTTCAGAACACAGTTACCGCTGGTATTGTCAG CTGTGTTGACCGGAAAAGCAGTGATCTGGGTCTTGGAGGATTGCGAAGGGAGTATCTGCAAACAGATTGCGCTATTAATAAG GGAAATTCTGGAGGCCCTCTTGTGAACCTTGATGGTGAGATTATTGGAGTTAATGTGATGAAAGTTTGGAATGCTGATGGTTTGAGCTTTGCAGTACCGATTGACTCTGTCATTAAAATAGTAGAGAACTTTAAGAAAAATGG GAGAGTTGTAAGGCCATGGCTTGGTTTAAAGATGCTTGACCTGAATCCCATGATCATTGCACAGCTCAAAGAAAAATCAAGTACTTTTCCAGATGTAAGAAAAGGGGTGCTTGTTCCTATG GTTACACCAGCATCTCCAGCTGAACAAGCAGGATTTCGTCCTGGGGATGTGGTTGTTGAATTTGGTGGCAAACCAGTTGAGAGCATCAAAGAG ATCATTGATATCATGGGGGACAAGGTCGGAGTACCATTTAAAGTTCTTGTCAAAAGAGCGAGCAATGTGACAGTGACCTTAACTGTgataccagaggaggcagatgccAGCAGATGA
- the LOC8057143 gene encoding putative protease Do-like 14 isoform X2 translates to MLLRCGRRAALLLAAAAALSRGRDPDTAVYASVSPPQTLRQALPTAAPAAEGLRSGARLFSPWLLPYPYQGFPILNTFASASVSPANDRDQGSDGSSCDSRCCPGCLGRNSIAKAASAVGPAVVNISSMHDFQSTKAIVRRKVSVTLQDGREFEGVVLNADRVSDIAVVKIKSATPLPAARLGSSSRLQPGDWVVAVGCPLSLQNTVTAGIVSCVDRKSSDLGLGGLRREYLQTDCAINKGNSGGPLVNLDGEIIGVNVMKVWNADGLSFAVPIDSVIKIVENFKKNGRVVRPWLGLKMLDLNPMIIAQLKEKSSTFPDVRKGVLVPMVTPASPAEQAGFRPGDVVVEFGGKPVESIKEIIDIMGDKVGVPFKVLVKRASNVTVTLTVIPEEADASR, encoded by the exons atgctcctccgctgcggccgccgcgccgcgctCCTCCTCGCCGCAGCCGCCGCACTCTCGCGCGGCCGCGACCCCGACACGGCCGTCTACGCCTCGGTCTCCCCGCCACAGACGCTCCGCCAGGCCCTCCCAAccgccgcccccgccgccgaGGGGCTCCGCTCCGGCGCCCGCCTCTTCTCCCCGTGGCTGCTCCCGTATCCGTACCAAG GGTTTCCAATACTAAATACCTTCGCGTCTGCATCGGTTTCACCTGCTAACGACAGAGACCAAGGTTCTGACGGAAGCTCGTGTGATTCAAGATGCTGCCCAGGGTGTCTAGGCAGGAATTCGATTGCCAAGGCGGCATCTGCAGTTGGTCCTGCTGTTGTAAACATTTCTTCTATGCATG attttcaaagcacaaAAGCAATTGTGAGGAGAAAG GTTAGTGTGACTTTACAAGATGGTCGTGAATTTGAAGGTGTTGTCCTTAATGCTGACCGTGTGTCCGACATCGCCGTTGTGAAGATTAAATCTGCGACCCCTTTACCGGCTGCCAGGCTTGGATCGTCATCTCGACTTCAGCCAGGTGATTGGGTTGTTGCTGTGGGCTGTCCACTTTCTCTTCAGAACACAGTTACCGCTGGTATTGTCAG CTGTGTTGACCGGAAAAGCAGTGATCTGGGTCTTGGAGGATTGCGAAGGGAGTATCTGCAAACAGATTGCGCTATTAATAAG GGAAATTCTGGAGGCCCTCTTGTGAACCTTGATGGTGAGATTATTGGAGTTAATGTGATGAAAGTTTGGAATGCTGATGGTTTGAGCTTTGCAGTACCGATTGACTCTGTCATTAAAATAGTAGAGAACTTTAAGAAAAATGG GAGAGTTGTAAGGCCATGGCTTGGTTTAAAGATGCTTGACCTGAATCCCATGATCATTGCACAGCTCAAAGAAAAATCAAGTACTTTTCCAGATGTAAGAAAAGGGGTGCTTGTTCCTATG GTTACACCAGCATCTCCAGCTGAACAAGCAGGATTTCGTCCTGGGGATGTGGTTGTTGAATTTGGTGGCAAACCAGTTGAGAGCATCAAAGAG ATCATTGATATCATGGGGGACAAGGTCGGAGTACCATTTAAAGTTCTTGTCAAAAGAGCGAGCAATGTGACAGTGACCTTAACTGTgataccagaggaggcagatgccAGCAGATGA
- the LOC8057144 gene encoding 3-oxo-Delta(4,5)-steroid 5-beta-reductase, which translates to MSMSWWWRGAIGATRRRQDEHATATTERRPFQSVALVVGCTGIVGASLVDILPLPDTPGGPWKVYALSRRPLPPWWQYRHPPSSSSSVVTHLQVDLTDSAAVAKTLTPLTDITHVFYAALSAPSTVDEAKNREANSAMLRSVLAAVVPNCPRLRHVCLQTGTKHYMGPPASFGRRTTAHDPPYTEDMPRLDWPNFYYDQEDVLLDAVAAGAGAVTWSVHRPSLVFGFSPRSAMNVVCSLCVYAAICRKDGVPLQWPGSLGAWEGFSNASDADLVAEQQVWAAVVDHPMGMAKNEAFNCSNGDVFRWRQLWPILAGRFGVEWAGYRGEENRVKLVDAMAGKEPVWAEIVEESQLVPTQLHEVANWWFVDALFCAKWEFLDSMNKSKEHGFLGFRNTAKSFDNWIDKMKACKIVP; encoded by the coding sequence ATGAGCATGAGCTGGTGGTGGAGGGGAGCCATCGGCGCCACCCGGAGGCGCCAGGACGAGCACGCGACGGCGACGACGGAGCGACGTCCGTTCCAGAGCGTGGCCCTCGTCGTCGGCTGCACCGGCATAGTGGGCGCCTCCCTCGTCGACATCCTCCCGCTCCCGGACACCCCCGGCGGGCCATGGAAGGTCTACGCGCTCTCCCGCCGCCCACTCCCTCCGTGGTGGCAGTACCGGCACccgccgtcctcctcctcctccgtcgTCACCCACCTACAGGTCGACCTCACCGactccgccgccgtcgccaagACCCTCACGCCGCTCACCGACATCACCCACGTCTTCTACGCCGCGTTGTCGGCGCCCAGCACGGTCGACGAAGCCAAGAACCGGGAGGCCAACTCCGCCATGCTCCGCAGTGTCCTCGCCGCCGTGGTCCCCAACTGCCCCAGGCTCCGCCATGTCTGCCTGCAGACCGGGACCAAGCACTACATGGGCCCGCCGGCGTCGTTCGGGCGGCGGACCACCGCCCACGACCCGCCGTACACCGAGGACATGCCGCGCCTCGACTGGCCCAACTTCTACTACGACCAAGAGGACGTCCTCCTCGACGcggtcgccgccggcgccggggccGTGACCTGGTCCGTGCACCGCCCCAGCCTCGTCTTCGGCTTCTCCCCGCGGAGCGCCATGAACGTGGTGTGCAGCCTCTGCGTGTACGCCGCCATCTGCCGCAAGGACGGCGTCCCGCTGCAGTGGCCGGGGTCCCTCGGCGCATGGGAGGGGTTCAGCAACGCCTCCGACGCCGACCTCGTCGCCGAGCAGCAGGTATGGGCGGCCGTCGTCGACCACCCCATGGGCATGGCCAAGAACGAGGCCTTCAACTGCAGCAACGGGGATGTCTTCAGGTGGAGGCAGCTGTGGCCGATCCTCGCCGGGCGTTTCGGGGTGGAGTGGGCTGGGTATCGAGGGGAGGAGAACCGGGTCAAGCTCGTGGACGCCATGGCCGGGAAGGAGCCCGTGTGGGCGGAGATCGTCGAGGAGAGCCAGCTCGTGCCGACGCAGCTGCATGAGGTCGCCAACTGGTGGTTCGTCGACGCCTTGTTCTGTGCCAAGTGGGAGTTTCTTGACAGCATGAACAAGAGCAAGGAGCACGGATTCCTCGGCTTCAGGAACACCGCTAAATCCTTCGATAATTGGATCGACAAGATGAAGGCTTGCAAAATTGTTCCTTGA